TTAACTGCAGCTCCTCCAGTTCTTGCTTTACTTTTCGTTGTGCGGGAGTCAGCATCCTTCGCCCTCCGTTTTATGTAAGTTAGTAGAACCTATTACTATCCTACTATAAAAAGGGGTGTAAAATCCATTTATTCCTAAATTTTACTACAATAAATACCTTGATTTGGAAGGGATGGATACCTTTACCGCTTTCGGACTTCCGACAGAATTAGAGCCTAGCAGCTAAAATACGACGAAATGTTCTTTATATCGCAAATATTATTTAATGGTTTATGTGTAAATGATGAATGCAGGACTAAATGCTTAAATTTAGTAAAGCGAAATAAATTTCCCGCTATTTGGTAATCTGTTTGGACTAATAAGTAAGCTAAACATTATTAAATTAATATTTTTATAGGTAAAAGTAACCATAAAAACCATTGTGAAATCTATTATCTATGAACAAATAACTAGTAAAAAAAGGAATAAATAATATTTTTAGATTATTTACAAGATTAGTAACTTTCTGTTAAACTAGTTTTCGTGGTGTTCTTTAGAAAGAACAACCATTATATAAAAATTAGGGGGTATATGCATTTGAAGAAGAAAAGTACTCTAAAGGTCTTATCCAGCCTAGCTGCAAGTACCATGGTAGCGACTACCATGTTTGCAGGCGCATTTGCTGGAAGCACGGTGGCACCAACACCGGCAAAAGCAGCATCCGTAGAAGCAGCTCCAATTGATTTAAATGTAGTAGATTTTGATCGTCTAGGTGCAGCGCTTCAAAAGCAGGGACTTATTGCAAAGGGAGCGTCACAACAAGAAATTACAAAGGCAGTAAAGGCCTACATTAATAAGAAACAGGGGCAAAAGCCTGGTAAAGCGGACAAGGCATTAACAAAAGAACAGAAAGAGCTTGATAAGAAAGCTAAAGATTTTGTAACAAAACAAAAGGACAAGCTTACTAAACAACTTGCTAAAGGGCATGAAAACTTTAAAAAGGGTAAACCGACTGGCGCTGTTAAAGTAGATTCTGCAAAACAAGCGAACTATAGCGGTGATGTTCGTGAAGATAAGGTGCTTGTATTATTAGTAGAATATGCGGATTTCAAACACAACAATATTGTTCAAGAACCTGGCTATATGTATTCAAATGATTTTAACAAAGAACACTATGAAAAAATGCTATTTGGCAATGAAGATTTCACTCTATTCAATGGTGAAAAAGTAAAAACATTTAAGCAGTACTATGAAGAGCAGTCTGGTGGAAGTTACACAGTAGATGGAACTGTATCAGATTGGTTAACTGTACCAGGAAAAGCTAGTGATTACGGTGATGATAATCCGGCTGGTGGTCATGATAACCTTAATCCAAAAGGTCCACGTGATCTAGTAAAGGATGCGTTAAATGCCGCAGTTGCTTCGGGAATGAATTTAAATGACTTTGATAAATTCGATCTTTATGACCTTGATGGGGACGGTAATCAAAATGAACCAGACGGATTAGTCGACCATTTGATGGTTCTTCATGCTGGTGTAGGCCAGGAAGCAGGTGGAGGCAAACTTGGGAATGATGCAATTTGGTCACACCGGTGGACTTTAAACGGTATCTACCAAGTTCCAGGTACAAAAAACAATGCAGATCATGGAATGTTCTCTGGGATGGGTGCATATGACTACACAATTGAGCCTGAAGACGGCGCAGTTGGTGTATTCGCACATGAGTTTGGTCATGACTTAGGTGCTCCAGATGAGTATGACACTCAATACACAGGTAATGGAGATACAGTTGCTCAGTGGTCAATTATGAGCGGTGGAAGCTGGAACGGAAATATTGCTGGAACGCAACCACCAAGCTTCTCACCACAAGTCAAAGAATTTTACCAAAAGACAATTGGTGGAAACTGGGCTAATATTACCGAAGTAAATTATCAAGATATCGATAAAAATGGTTTAGCCACCGTTATCGATCAAAGCGTAACCAAGTCTAAGAATCCTGGAATTGTTAAGGTGAACTTACCTGATAAGAAGGTAAAAGGTATCGACCCTGCGTTTGGAAAAAAATATTATTATAGCACAAAAGGTGATGGCCTAAATACCTCCTTAGAAACCCCAGTATTTGATTTAACAAATGCAACATCTGCATCTTTTGATTACAAACAATTCTATGAAGTAGAGTTTGACTATGACTATTTATATGTCGATGCTGTTACAGAAGATGGTAAGAGCACACCTCTTGATGTTCTTGGTGATGAAAACACTGAAGGTGGTCTGGATACATCCAAAGGAAATTGGGTTGACAAATCTCTTAATTTAAGTAAATTCGCAGGAAAAAAAGTTAAACTTGTATTTAATTATGTAACAGATGGCGGTTTTGCTCCAAATGGTTTCGCCATTGATAACCTTCAATTAACAGTAGATGGAAATGTAATATTCTCTGATGATGCTGAAGGGGATACAAAAGTGACTTTAAATGGTTTCGAAGTATCTGATGGCTGGATTAGCAAACCTCACTATTATTACCTAGAGTGGAGAAACTACGCCGGTTCTGATGCATCTTTACTATTCTCACGCGGTTCGAAATATAATACTGGTTTAGTAGTTTGGTATGGTGATGATACATTTACCGATAACTGGGGTGGAGTTCACCCAGGTG
The window above is part of the Bacillus sp. SORGH_AS_0510 genome. Proteins encoded here:
- a CDS encoding immune inhibitor A domain-containing protein; protein product: MHLKKKSTLKVLSSLAASTMVATTMFAGAFAGSTVAPTPAKAASVEAAPIDLNVVDFDRLGAALQKQGLIAKGASQQEITKAVKAYINKKQGQKPGKADKALTKEQKELDKKAKDFVTKQKDKLTKQLAKGHENFKKGKPTGAVKVDSAKQANYSGDVREDKVLVLLVEYADFKHNNIVQEPGYMYSNDFNKEHYEKMLFGNEDFTLFNGEKVKTFKQYYEEQSGGSYTVDGTVSDWLTVPGKASDYGDDNPAGGHDNLNPKGPRDLVKDALNAAVASGMNLNDFDKFDLYDLDGDGNQNEPDGLVDHLMVLHAGVGQEAGGGKLGNDAIWSHRWTLNGIYQVPGTKNNADHGMFSGMGAYDYTIEPEDGAVGVFAHEFGHDLGAPDEYDTQYTGNGDTVAQWSIMSGGSWNGNIAGTQPPSFSPQVKEFYQKTIGGNWANITEVNYQDIDKNGLATVIDQSVTKSKNPGIVKVNLPDKKVKGIDPAFGKKYYYSTKGDGLNTSLETPVFDLTNATSASFDYKQFYEVEFDYDYLYVDAVTEDGKSTPLDVLGDENTEGGLDTSKGNWVDKSLNLSKFAGKKVKLVFNYVTDGGFAPNGFAIDNLQLTVDGNVIFSDDAEGDTKVTLNGFEVSDGWISKPHYYYLEWRNYAGSDASLLFSRGSKYNTGLVVWYGDDTFTDNWGGVHPGEGFLSVVDSHPDALVFKLNGKESIEQTTRYQVSDAAFSLDKSPAWYVDSPTRGIYDYKGLSGVTEFDSTKAYINNVIPDAGVKVPAQYPIKFQVIGEAKDNSAGAVWIHK